In Thermus antranikianii DSM 12462, one DNA window encodes the following:
- a CDS encoding glycosyltransferase family 2 protein: MRISVVIPARNEEAFLPKALQAVLAQTLPPFEVIVVDNASTDRTREVAEGFGVRVVYCPRKGVAYARQAGLLAARGEWVAMTDADSIPLPTWLQSLSRHAKGAIALYGPLRFYGVSPWTALASEWGYRAFLNLMAFLGKPNLAGANMMFLREAALKVGGFPEVEAREDVLLGWKLKRVGRVRYVPEALVLTSPRRLKGGWGRFLAQQVKNLLGDPRGYFGEAGEKER; the protein is encoded by the coding sequence GTGCGCATCAGTGTGGTGATCCCTGCTCGCAACGAAGAGGCTTTTTTGCCCAAGGCCTTGCAGGCGGTTTTGGCGCAGACGCTGCCGCCTTTTGAGGTGATCGTGGTGGATAATGCCTCCACCGACCGCACGCGGGAGGTGGCGGAGGGATTTGGTGTGCGGGTGGTGTATTGCCCCCGGAAGGGGGTGGCCTACGCTCGCCAGGCGGGGCTTCTGGCTGCCCGGGGGGAGTGGGTGGCCATGACCGATGCCGACTCCATCCCCCTTCCCACCTGGCTTCAGAGCCTGTCCCGGCATGCGAAGGGCGCGATAGCCCTCTATGGTCCCTTGCGCTTCTATGGGGTTTCTCCCTGGACGGCTTTGGCTTCCGAGTGGGGCTACCGAGCGTTCCTGAACCTCATGGCCTTCTTGGGGAAACCCAACCTGGCCGGGGCCAACATGATGTTTTTGAGGGAGGCCGCCCTGAAAGTGGGGGGGTTTCCCGAGGTGGAGGCCCGGGAGGACGTGCTTTTGGGCTGGAAGCTCAAGCGGGTGGGGAGGGTCAGGTATGTACCCGAGGCCCTGGTCTTAACCTCGCCCAGGAGATTAAAGGGAGGATGGGGAAGGTTTTTGGCCCAGCAGGTTAAAAACCTCCTGGGTGATCCTCG
- a CDS encoding MFS transporter translates to MFRYLPWAREGLFVFLRLVLAVGLMEGVRSGFFAGLLPFYAPEHLGLSPATFTLAFTFHQLSENLSKTFGGLLAERVGFGRTVTLAAFTGLLVLLLTSKAHAGWLLWGLAILWGLTMSTLYPGLMTLASRIAVPGREARALSFTLTLVMPWVGIGLVGVGQVAQKEPEAALTLLLAAQGMTLLLALSLFPFRIPIPQKAREPYPLKRLLLFLPAAFGQTFAPALVSLFILRFAKEELALEPIALGGLLLLGGGLALGLLPFTGRQVDRRGYRFALVSGLLLLALVMARLAFTRSPGELALLAALGGLGFSLFLPGWNGFLARNLPQENRAAVWGGLMTVEGLGVALGPAVGGLLWETLGIKAPFLAGSATFLLLSVFYAVLFWRMRWN, encoded by the coding sequence GTGTTTCGCTATCTGCCATGGGCCAGGGAGGGACTTTTCGTATTCCTGCGCCTGGTCCTAGCTGTAGGCCTCATGGAGGGGGTACGAAGCGGCTTCTTCGCTGGCCTTCTTCCCTTCTATGCCCCCGAGCACCTGGGGCTTAGCCCGGCTACCTTCACCCTGGCCTTCACCTTTCACCAGCTCTCCGAGAACCTCTCCAAAACCTTCGGAGGGCTCCTCGCGGAAAGGGTAGGGTTCGGCCGCACGGTTACCCTAGCGGCCTTCACCGGCCTTCTGGTTCTCCTCCTCACCTCCAAAGCCCATGCTGGCTGGCTTCTTTGGGGGCTCGCCATCCTCTGGGGTCTCACCATGTCCACCCTCTACCCCGGACTCATGACCCTGGCGAGCCGCATCGCCGTGCCCGGGCGGGAAGCACGGGCCCTATCCTTTACCCTGACCCTGGTGATGCCCTGGGTGGGCATCGGCCTGGTGGGGGTGGGGCAGGTGGCCCAAAAAGAACCCGAGGCCGCCCTCACCCTGCTCCTCGCCGCCCAGGGTATGACCCTCCTCCTTGCCCTAAGCCTCTTCCCCTTCCGCATCCCCATTCCCCAAAAGGCACGGGAACCCTATCCCCTTAAGCGGCTTTTGCTTTTCCTGCCCGCAGCCTTTGGTCAAACCTTCGCTCCCGCCTTGGTCTCCCTCTTCATCCTCCGCTTCGCCAAGGAGGAGCTGGCCCTCGAGCCCATTGCTCTGGGAGGGCTTCTCCTCCTGGGTGGGGGGCTGGCCTTAGGCCTTTTGCCCTTTACCGGCCGGCAAGTGGACCGGAGGGGCTACCGCTTCGCCCTGGTGAGCGGGCTCCTCCTTTTGGCCTTGGTAATGGCCCGCCTGGCCTTTACCCGTAGCCCGGGCGAACTTGCCCTACTGGCTGCCTTGGGAGGCCTGGGCTTCAGCCTTTTCCTGCCCGGGTGGAATGGCTTTCTGGCGAGAAACCTACCTCAGGAAAACCGGGCGGCCGTATGGGGAGGGCTGATGACCGTGGAAGGGCTAGGGGTGGCCTTGGGACCTGCGGTGGGAGGTCTTTTATGGGAAACC